The sequence GCCGGCGAAATAGTCGGTGTATGCCTGCATGTCGAAGTGGCCGTGGCCGCAGAGATTGAAGAGGATGGCGCGGCTCACGCCCTCTTCGCGACACCGTTCCGCCTCGTCGATCGCTCCCCTGACCGCGTGGTTCGCCTCGGGTGCGGGAACGATGCCTTCGTGCCGGGCGAAGAGCACGCCCGCTTCGAAGCATTGCAGCTGGTGGTAGGCGCGCGCCTCGATGAGGCCGAGCTGCTTCACGTGCGAGACCAGCGGCGCCATTCCGTGATAGCGCAGTCCGCCGGCGTGGAAGCCCGGCGGCATGAAAGACGAACCGAGGGTGTGCATCTTCGTGAGCGGCGTCATGTGGCCGGTGTCGCCGAAGTCGTAGGCGTAGCGCCCGCGGGTGAGGCTGGGGCAGGCCGCCGGCTCGACCGCGACGATCCGCACGTTGCGGCCACTGCGCAACTGGCTGCCCAGGAAAGGGAATGCGATCCCGGCGAAATTCGATCCTCCGCCGGTGCAGCCGACGATGACGTCCGGGTAGTCATCGGCGAGTTCGAGCTGCTCCATCGCCTCCAGTCCCACCACGGTCTGGTGCAGCAGCACATGATTCAGGACCGAGCCCAGCGCGTACTTGGTATCGGGACGGCTCGCCGCGATTTCCACGGCTTCCGAGATGGCGATGCCGAGGCTGCCGTTGCTGTCGGGCGACCGGGCGAGCACGCTGCGGCCGTACTCCGTTTCTGCCGACGGGCTTGCGATGCAGCGTGCTCCATAGGTTTCCATCAGCGCGCGGCGGTAGGGTTTCTGCACATAGGAGACCTTGACCATGAAGACCTGCACGTCGAGGCCGAAGACCGCGCCCGCGAAGGCGAGCGACGAGCCCCACTGGCCGGCTCCGGTTTCCGTGGTGATCCGCTTCACACCCGCCTCGCGGTTGTAGAACGCTTGCGCGACCGCGGTGTTGGGCTTGTGGCTACCCGCGGGACTGACCCCTTCGTACTTGTAGTAGATCCGCGCCGGGGTCTCTAGTGCGCGCTCCAGGCGCCGGGCCCGATACAGCGGTGTCGCGCGCCATTGACGGTAGACGTCCCGCACGGGGCCGGGAATCTCGATCTCGCGCTCGGTCGATGCCTCTTGCAGGATGAGCGATGTCGGGAAGAGAGGAGCGAGATCGTCGGGACCGACCGGCTTCAGCGTGCCGGGGTGCAGCACCGGAGGCGGTGGTGTCGGAAGGTCCGCCACGATGTTGTACCAGTGGCGGGGAATGCGGGATTCATCGAGCAGGTACTTGACGCTGTCGTTCACGTTCACGGCCCTCGCGGTAATGGGAGCAAGTGGTGGAGCGTGCCGTTTCCGTGTCGATCCGCCGACGGGTCGCCGCACGCCCCCGGGGAAGCTTGTCGGCACCGGCTTCACCTTGCAGCACGCTCAAGTCGAAAAGCACAATACCATCTTGCCGCGGGGGACCTTGCAACGCCATCTACGCCACGATGACGCTGCCGACG is a genomic window of Betaproteobacteria bacterium containing:
- a CDS encoding TrpB-like pyridoxal phosphate-dependent enzyme: MNDSVKYLLDESRIPRHWYNIVADLPTPPPPVLHPGTLKPVGPDDLAPLFPTSLILQEASTEREIEIPGPVRDVYRQWRATPLYRARRLERALETPARIYYKYEGVSPAGSHKPNTAVAQAFYNREAGVKRITTETGAGQWGSSLAFAGAVFGLDVQVFMVKVSYVQKPYRRALMETYGARCIASPSAETEYGRSVLARSPDSNGSLGIAISEAVEIAASRPDTKYALGSVLNHVLLHQTVVGLEAMEQLELADDYPDVIVGCTGGGSNFAGIAFPFLGSQLRSGRNVRIVAVEPAACPSLTRGRYAYDFGDTGHMTPLTKMHTLGSSFMPPGFHAGGLRYHGMAPLVSHVKQLGLIEARAYHQLQCFEAGVLFARHEGIVPAPEANHAVRGAIDEAERCREEGVSRAILFNLCGHGHFDMQAYTDYFAGKLTDQVYDERELAMALSGLPSVPEPA